From Juglans regia cultivar Chandler chromosome 9, Walnut 2.0, whole genome shotgun sequence:
ctccacacttttttaaattttttaaatttttaatattttttttaaatttttttttgaatttattctttttaaattattttaaattttttattcattatttatataataaatatttaataaaagaaaaaaataataaaaattaaaaataatgtagagtgtggagattgtatgaatagtaagaggttgagtagattttttgttttgtaaataCTGAAAGGTAGCCATGAGTATAACTTACAGTGGCTAAAGACTTAAGAGCaactttatattttgaaaatgggtAATGACAGGTACCTTATTATTATTACCCATGATCCATCAACTATCTAAatgcatttcatttatttatttatttattattttttaagtatttttttaacatttttaattactacaaaaattaaaataatatataattttattaatactcacttctttaattattaaataaaattaaaaattaaaaaaaaataatagatggaTAGTAGtagttattatttgaaaaaataacgATGTGATTCAACTTTTAGATGGCAGGTTCTGTAAATACCAAAACAAACTACCCAGGATTATAACTGACGGCTCCTTTTTATTTTGCAAAGAAATGGAGGTCTGGAGGAACGAAGAAACCGAGAAGAGAAAGCTGTGAGAGGTAACTGTGAGAGAGGTCTCATATCTAGCGGCTGCAGAAGAAAAGAACGGTAGGAAGAAAGAGAATCTTACCCCGAGAGAGGAGATTAATCTCGCGACGGTGGATCTTGTGGTAGAAAGTGATCGGAAGCACAATCTGTGGCTGCCGAGAGGTGACCCGACGTTCCCTGTGGTGGTCGACGGTGGAGTGGCTTGGTTGAGATTTTGTGAGTATcgatttgaagaagaaagtgtTCGGTATTTCAAGAATCTGATTGTTGTGAATTGTACAAGCTAGGGAGGAAGGTGAATATATAGACGGGATTGGGTCTTAGACGTGTTTGGTTGGAATTGTATTGTGATTGCCGTAGAGTAAAGATTGGCCTTGATCACCGATAACAGAGGAAAAATGAAGGAGTTTGATCGCGTGTGGGAGTTTGATGTTTAGTCTGTACGAGGAATGGGAGTTTGAGAGTAAGGTACTAAATTTTAATGCAACTCGATTaaaggattcaaaccttagaaaaaatctaatttgataatttaactTCATTTATtccttaaataatattaatactatttgaaaaataaaataaaaaaatatttattagtgaaTAATAACttgactaaaattaaataaatagactCAAAACTATTTATATCCTAATTTGAGGATTCATATGTTACAATGCACAACcacaaatttcatacaaaagATTCATTGATCTCctgatttttttgttcaattaaagaaaataaaaaattgtatattttattttttatttttttctatgattgaatacaatgatgaagaagttaatatatgtttaattctatcatatttttgtataattttttttttaaacagttagacaacttaaaataaatacaattttaaatcgGTAAGAATATCGGTCTAAAATTGACATAAATATTCTATTAGCCAACATGATACTTACAATATGTGACATTGAATCAATGAAATTTCAATTCATATAGGTCATTTACTCAGCACAGTTGTGCAAGTTGAGACCGATAAATACTACGATTCATTCAGGAGACAATGAGACATAAAGTCTGACAACTTTtggtgaaagaaaataaatgtattgCGAAGACACGGATAATTTAGGTTTTACAATATGATATTATCAACATGTGGAGAGGGAGGTGTAGTCCATGATCCctccatatataatatgttacattttttttaagtgtcaCTCCGTTCTTGTATATAATTTGAGTGATGCTTCTGAGCTTTATATACTTTTGATGTAATCAATTATATGAGAAtatagtaatgttagatacagttttaagatatataaatattatatatatatatttttttaaagtagagtctattattaaaaagttattttctatgtagatcttaaatttattttttatttttataaaaaaggcATGAAGCTTATAcaagattacaaatatcatttttaataaagttgaaGTGTTTGTATCTAAActctaattttaaatagaaaaacttTGAAAGCGGAACTCGTGTCAACTCTTGGTTTACACCAAACAATTGGATGTTGACACATAAGGCTCCAGTTAATTGCCCAAATAAACCAACCTGCACTGGAGTATTATAACCTTACTTTTAACCCTGGATCCTCTTCAGTCTCTACACACATTTATAACCTCTCTAGAGTTGAacctctctctttttaagtctcggattgtgaaaatttcttatcttattttattttattattataatttttttaaaattttatataaaatataaaatataacgattttttattagataatattttataatttaataataataaatataccatatgttatataattaaaagaaaaatctaattagaagcgattttacatattaatacgtatattaattcattatgattggtcagaaagtacattttattaaaaatagtactaatttaaatttagaatatgaaggcaacaacattAATACGGAGATTGGTATACAAActtatttgtatataataaaactcataatcaaATGAGAGTGTAGTGTATAAATTTATTacattattctttaaataaagTGGGCCCCCACAAACTTTTGTGCCTCACGATCACATGATCTCCatgattttgtaaaaagttaaaattgacTTTCATTGAAGTACAATAGTTTCTTTAAATagactcattatatatattcgaGAACTTAAATTTATgagaaaactaattaaatacTAATCCAAACTTGACTGATCCAATAACGACTCTTACAATGTAAACTTAACAATCTAATTTTATGATCTTGCATCACATAACAGACAcagtagaatatatatatatatatatatatatatatatagctagacaAGTCTTATATGCACCaaagtagaattattctaaactaatagcattatttgaaaatttttacaccacgcattatatatataatataatttgatttataatatttaaattttaaaaattaattttttaaattaaattatattacataaattgtgtgtggtgtaaaactttttaaatagaattattaacTTTAGCTAGAGCTCCAAGTCGTCTTCCACAGGCCACACTGTCAGCCAATATCTTTTTCTCGTCGTATGTATACTCGAAACCCATTTTTTTCAGCTTTGTAGAATCGCATCCGACTCCTTTAATTGGTCCTTCCAGTAatctaaaatgaaatatatattatcatagttagaggagggaaaaaaaattgaaaaaaagggAATTAAAGGAAGTTTAACAAtggaattttaaataaaaactcttACTCTTTTGGAATCTGGTATTCCGGAAACTTTTCCTGAAAGTAAACTGCAATTTCTCTGATGGTTGGATTGCGAGCAGCACAGAGGAATCTACCTTTCATGGATGGATTTTCCATGCAGAAGATGTGTGCTCGACAAACATCTTCAACGTGTACAAGAAAGATTGCACCCCAAACTTTTTGCAGTAACTTCAACACATTTAAGGGGAACAAGTTTCCTGTGAGTTGTGATAGAAGTACTTCCACACTTGTAGGCACATATGGAAGAAGAGTTTCTCCTGCTACTAGGCCACAAGGAAGTGTTACAACTTCAAGCTTGCCGTTCTCGTATTCATTATATTTCAGAGCCTCTTTCTCTGCTAATATCTTTGACATAGTGTATCCctacaatacatatatatatacccaaaaaaggaaaaaaaaaaaaaaaaaaagtccttaAGTAAGGTTCCGATTTTTACACTGGAATTAATATCTTCATAGATCAGTCAATAACGCTAGGAGAAGGGATCGATCTTTATCCGATCATAACAGTACTCAATTGGGTTTCTTAGAAAACTGTACGAATTAATGTGCAAGTATATATCATAGAACTTGTAGCTAAAGAAGGCAGTACTTATATATACCGGGGTAATATCACTGGCGTGAAGGGCTGGGATATGATCAAGAGGTGTCCAACACGATTCATCCATGCAAGATTTAAAAGAAACTCCATCTTCCGTCAATGGTGATGAAGCCATGAAAGAGGCAGTGTAGATGAGTCGCTTGACGGTTTGTGACCGAATACATGAATCGGCGATGCTCCTGACAGAGGCAACAGCAGCTTCGGGTATATCCTTGtactatatatgtatttaaggtAATCAAACTACTGTTAGTTAGTTACCAAAATCctctaaaaaaatttgtgagagagaagttataatCAGAGGTCTTTTGGAAATGGACAAACCTGGGAGCTTTGGGCGTTATGTAGCATCGGGGTGGCCACGTGAAAGACACATTCGCAGCCTTTAATAGCAGGTTCAAACTCAGAGGGATTGTAAATATCGGCTTGAAATAGCACTAATCTGCTGTCTGCGTTAGGGAAGGACTTTAGGAGATCTACTTTCGATATGTCACCTGCATATATGCAATACTTTTAAGCTAAATTAAAGTGCTGTACCATATATAAGAGAGATCAGATGGAGATCATCAGACACAGACCCAAGTTCCTCAGCGTTGCATGGACAGTATAACCTTTCTCCAGAAGCATTTTAACAAGCCAGGAACCAACATATCCAGAACCTCCAGTGACGCAGACTCTACTCATGTAACTGTTCTCCATTTTGATTCCCAGTACTCCTTTTCTCAATTTTCAGATCAGCAACCTAACGGAACCGGGGGCGTGTTTCAACAGAGAAAAGCATAGCGTTTCTTAAGCTAATAGATCACCCCTTCGAAGCAGACAGTACTGGATCGtaagagaggaagagggagagaggattATGTTCGGGTGGAGATTATGTTGTGCGGGTTTACCGTATTTAACTTTTCCGTATGTGCGGATATTTGCTACTCAATCACTCCAAACATCACACGTTATAcagcttatttttatttttatttttaaaattagttttattatttttaaactaattaaatatttttactcattatctatacaccacatatttaataaaaaaaaaaaattatatataatatatgacactgtataaaaataatgagtataatttttcttccgTTTTGTGACGTAGCAATCAAGCTTACGTCACATCCTCCAATGCTGCTAATTACGTTTTGATAGTACTTGTTTACTAtcactaaattttttataaaagcaattaaataagttgatatagtttcatataatacgttatatttactttataataaaaataattttataatttaatgtattacattaagtcacatcagtttgtgagtttaattttgtgaaatctctttgtgactaaagaattttttttttaatattattttttttttgatttttgtaaaagtcatattgatttttgtgtttggataataattaagtaatgattagataaaaaaaattaaaaatttgaaattgaaaaatattttatgtttaagtgatgtttaaaaataaaattatgagaagttttaaaACTTCTAAAAACTTTGAATCTCATCTGTGTCCAAAGTCTAAACGtctccttaattattttttttaaagggaaaatgttatcattcattcatcagaaAAACTTACATCCATGACTGGATACATTCTGAGATATCCtcatataaaacataacatcataaaataaaataatgcatttggagcTCCACAAGTacattatttccttttgtgacTGATCTGGTTCTTCACTATTATTGATACTCTCTACTGACAAACGTCCAAGAGACATCATTCTTTATCTAAATAAAGACTCAATCTCATAGTTCATAAAAAAAGAGGACTCAACCTCTACAAACAAACGTTTGAgagattaacttttttttttaatcgacaACAAggaaaccaaaaaggaaaacaataagATGGATGCGAAAAAGGACGGATTACAGTTTGGACAAACTCTGATAGTTTCATAATCTATGATGGCTCGTGAAGGCAGTACACTTATCTcttttcaaccacaaaagtCAAATCTAAAAAGTATGGTGGTGGCGAGTCCAGTGATCTGACGCGTATGTCGAGAAGAGTTGTCTGAAGGAATGGCGTGTGAAGACCGCACGGTGATTCTCATAAAACCACCATTTTCTTCCGAATGATTTTTAACTTGTAAATCTTCTTATACCGCGCGTGTCTCTTGAGAGTTGTCGAAAAATTGTAGCACTATTTTTTTCGGTTttgaataaagtaaaataaaattaagtaaaataaaatttgatagaCAAAGTGGGTGAATAAGGGAAGGAGCGAGGG
This genomic window contains:
- the LOC109010133 gene encoding putative anthocyanidin reductase gives rise to the protein MENSYMSRVCVTGGSGYVGSWLVKMLLEKGYTVHATLRNLGDISKVDLLKSFPNADSRLVLFQADIYNPSEFEPAIKGCECVFHVATPMLHNAQSSQYKDIPEAAVASVRSIADSCIRSQTVKRLIYTASFMASSPLTEDGVSFKSCMDESCWTPLDHIPALHASDITPGYTMSKILAEKEALKYNEYENGKLEVVTLPCGLVAGETLLPYVPTSVEVLLSQLTGNLFPLNVLKLLQKVWGAIFLVHVEDVCRAHIFCMENPSMKGRFLCAARNPTIREIAVYFQEKFPEYQIPKELLEGPIKGVGCDSTKLKKMGFEYTYDEKKILADSVACGRRLGALAKVNNSI